The Faecalibacterium sp. I3-3-89 sequence CAGCGGCATCAGCGCCCGAGGAAATACCGGACGCCCGCCGGGGGCCGCGCAGGCTGCGCGGCATCTGGGTGTGAAACGCCTTACAGGCCGCCGAAACGGCGGGAGCGCCGGTTGAACTCCGTGATGGCGGCGTCGAGGTCGCCGCGGGTGAAATCGGGCCACAGGACGTCCATTTCCACCAGCTCCGAATAGGCCGCCTGCCAGAGCATGAAGTTGGAGAGCCGCTTCTCCCCGCTGGGGCGGAGGATGAAGTCGGGGTCCTTCTGGCCGGCCGTGTACATCTGGGCCGAGAGGGCATCTTCCGTGATGTCCTCCGGCTTCAGCTCGCCCGCAGCCGCCTTGGCCGCGAGGCGCTGGGCTGCGCGGACAATCTCCGGCCGACCGCCGTAGTTGATGGCGATGTTGATGGTCAGGCCGGTCTTGCAGGCAGAGTCCCGCTCCAGCTTGTTCATCAGCTCCTGCAGCTTAGGCTCCAGCACCGTGCGGTCGCCCATGAAGCAGATGCGGACGTTCCGGTTCTCGTAGTCGA is a genomic window containing:
- the uppS gene encoding polyprenyl diphosphate synthase, producing MEHPKDFAKGLSIGIIMDGNGRWAKSRGLPRTAGHKKGAQVFQDIADYCDELGVESVYFYAFSTENWKRPAEEVGAIMRLFGEYLIKGFDYENRNVRICFMGDRTVLEPKLQELMNKLERDSACKTGLTINIAINYGGRPEIVRAAQRLAAKAAAGELKPEDITEDALSAQMYTAGQKDPDFILRPSGEKRLSNFMLWQAAYSELVEMDVLWPDFTRGDLDAAITEFNRRSRRFGGL